TCGGTATCTCTACTACTGATCACGTACGGGATATGTCTTCAATTGGTGACGGGGTAGTTGTTGGTAGTAAAATCATCGACCTACTACAAAAGAATGAACGTGATGAAATCCAAAGCTTGATCGATGCGAGGAAGACGAAATAAGAGTTATTACATTAAAAAAACACTCGTATCTCAGTCTATTTTCTTCGCCTTATTAGCCATGATGTGTTACTTTAAAATTGAAGATAATTTATTTTATTAGGTGGCGAATAGGATGAAAAAATTCCTTCTGACAGGCCTTCTAGTTGTTGGCGGACTTTTGATCACTTGGAATCTATTAACCACTGATTCTGAGGATGTGACAGCCGACCAAGATGAAGAAGTCGGACTTGAAGATTCTGATACAGATTCTGATTCAGAAGAAGAAGAAAAAGAATCTATTGAAGTTGAAGAACTCGTTAAACAAGCTAAAAATGAATATAATCGTTTATTGAAACAAAACAATACCCTTACAGTCAACAATCAAGAAATAGAGCTTTCCAATGATGATGTACGAAGATGGATTATCAAAACGTATATTCAGACTCGCATGTCTGCTCAAGAAGATTTAGAGGGTACAAACCTAGTAGATGTATCTATGGAGTATCGCCAGAGAGCTCAATTGATGAAGGACTGGGCGCAAGAAGAATACCAGGTAACCATTACTGATAATGAAGTTGAAAATTTCATCGATGAACAAATATCGTATATCAATGATAGTTCAGAATCGAACCCATTTTTCATAAAAATGAGCAATGCTCTCGACATTTCTAAAGAAGAATATTTCTATGAATGGGAGTATGATAGTTTTGCTCAACAATTACTAGAGGATCGAGTCCTTAAAATTATGGCGGAAAGACACCCTAAAGAAGAGGATGAATCGCCCGAAGCACACCAAGAACGCATCATTCAAAAGATGGAAGAAGAACTCAACGAATATATTGACGAACACTTATAACATCCGCTACTTCTGTTGAGGTATGCGGATTTTTTGTGTGAAAGAGGTTTTTCAAAATGGATTACATATGGTTATTTATGATTGGTATAATTGCAACTACCTTAGGAACTCTAGCTGGGGGTGGTGGTTTGGTGAGCTTGCCCGCTATGTTATTGCTTGGGATGCCAGTTCACTCGGCGATTGGAGCAAACAAGATTTCTAATACATTCAGCTCTTTATCCAGTTTTATCATGATTTATCGAAGAAAAGGTGTGAGCCTTAAAGAAGGGCTAAAAATCATTCCGATCAGCCTAGCGGGTGGTGTTACAGGCGGATTGATCGCTTCCATGCTTGCAGAGGAAATATTGATGAAAATCGCTATATTCTTGCTTATATTTGCTTTTATCATGTCTTTTGTGAGCAAGGCACCTTTTACTGGTAACGACCATTTCTATTTGAATAAACAAAGTGCCCCCTCCCTCTTCGGCATCGGCATTTATGACGGTGCATTCGGGCCAGGGCAAGGGACACTGATGCTTTACTTATTTTCTTATCTGAAAATCAGCTATTATAAGGCGGTTGGACTTGTGCGGGTCGCTACCTTCTCATCATGTTTTGGTGCTGCAATCAGTTACATAGCAACAGGCCAAATTATTTGGGGCTTGACCCTTGCATTGCTCCTCGGCTCATTGACAGGAGCCCAAATCGGCGTACGGCTAGCCGGAATGATCAAAGTCTCATACGTAAAAGTGTTGCTACGTTTAGTTACAGCATCATTAATCATACAAATGGTTGTTGATATGTTTTTTTAATTTTTTGCGAGGAACGCATCAATTTGTTTAAAGTGATGATCGTCGTGTCTAATCATAAATTCAAAATAGTCATAAATCGTGATCTTTTCATCTCTGATTTGAATTTCTTTATCGAAATCATCTTCATCTAGCTGATTCAACGTATCAATGAATCTCTTTCTGTGATCCTTGAATCGTTCGATGACCTCTTCTTGTCTATTTTCTCGAGCAAATTTTGCCGCTTCTTTATTACGTTCATCTGTTTCAAATCCTTTATCCGGAAATGGTTCATCTGAGAAAAAATATGGAACACGCTTTTCCATTACTAGCTCATCCCAAGGCTTGAAGTGTGCGATCACTTCACCGACTGACCACTTGCCCTCAGACATAGGGCTATTCCATTCCTCGTTAGTCAATTTGTCGAGAGCATCAACATATTCTAACGTACGTTCATTGTGTTGTAAGACTGTATCTTTTTTAGAGAGCATTAAGAAGTCCTCCTTTAGGGTATTCATTTATCATTACCCGCTCATCACTTATACTAGACATAAGGATGGTGATGGAATGTCACAAGATTCGTTCGAGACAATCTTTGAAGAATTAAAAAGTTATCTGAAAAAGTATGAGGAACACTTGGTTGTTCAGCAAGATACTGATGAAGTTTATTACCTTGATTCAGAAAAGAAATTTCCTAAAAACAATAAACCATATTATTTCGGGTCTGTTCATATTAAAAAGAACTACGTAAGTTACTACCTTATGCCGGTTTATATGTTTCCTGACCTTTTAGAAGATATAACCCCTGAATTAAGAAAAAGAATGCAAGGTAAATCATGTTTCAATTTCAAAAAGTATGACGACACTCTTTTTAAAGAACTTGAAAACCTTACAAGTCGCTCATTCAAGCGTTTCGAGGAAAAAGATCTCATATAAGGGGTGGTTCAGATGAAAGTGAAAATCATTCAGTCCTTTACTGGCGCAGCAAAGCTAGAAAAGAAAGTGAATGAATTCATCATCCAAAAAGGCGTGGAAGTAGTTGATATCCAATTTAGCACCAGTTTTTGGAGAGCTGAAGCGATGATCATGTATCACAAAAAAGAGATTAATTAGTTGGCATAGAGTGCATATATTTTTAGTGTGGTTATAGTTTGTTATGAGAAAATCTACACGCTGGTTGAGTTCATTGTAGAGCTATATTATATAATTCAACCTAGGCTTTTTTAAGGAGGACTTATGATGGGAATTTTTGACGGAATGATGAATAATGCTTCAGAAGTGGACGCCAAGAAAGTGGAACAAGAATTAAGTGATCTACTAGCTTCGTCTGAAGAGGTCGAACATGCGTATAAACTTGTACGCGACTTATTTGTCTTTACTAACAAACGACTGATATTGGTAGATAAACAAGGTGTCACTGGCAAAAAAACTGAGTACCATTCAATCCCTTACCAAAATATCGCCCACTTCTCAGTCGAAACGGCAGGTACGTTCGACCTAGATGCTGAGCTGAAAATTTGGGTCTCAGGAAGTTCAACCCCGATCGAGAAGACCTTCAACAAACAACTTAACATATACAAAGTGCAAGCTGTATTAGCTGAATACGTCTGTTAAATTTCTTTTAACCCTTAATCAAAAATGAAAGTGGTAAAATCCGAGCTTATTATTCGAAATTTCGTACATGATTTCGAGAAAGTTCGGGTTTTTTAAATTGTCGTTTATTTATGAGGTTCTCCAACTATCAGGATCAAGTAATTGAGATCAGGTTGTGGTTTATGACTAGTAGTTCCATGGTTACGACTAGTAACTCTTCGTTTACGACTAGTAACCCCTCGTTTTTGTCTAGTATTTGGATTCATCACTAGGTTTAGCGGGTACGCAATCTATAAGGAGGTTCCCATATGAATATCCAACTTAAAAGAATTTATGAAAAAGCCAACAAAAATGATGGCCAGCGTGTGCTTGTTGACGGAGTTTGGCCGAGGGGTGTCTCAAAAGAGGATGCTCACCTAGATAAATGGTTGAAGGAAATCGCACCAAGTAAAGACCTCAGACAATGGTTTGGTCATGATCCTGATAAGTTCAATGACTTCAAGAAAAAGTACAAAGAAGAATTAAAGGAAGATCAACGGAAAGAAGCTTTCAATGAATTGAAGGGTATGGCGAATAAAAAGAAGTTGACTATTCTGTTTGCTACAAAGGAAGAAGATTATAATCATGCCCAAGTTTTGAAAAATCTATTAAAATAGTCATAAGATGTTTATAAAAAATTCAACTTGGCAATTTATTATACTAACAATACAAAGGAGTGATGATTCATGTCTAAACACGAAAACCAATCATTGATTTCAGCATTACACGACTGCATGGCCGCATGTAACCATTGTTATGATTCATGCTTGAAAGAAGATGACGTCAAGATGATGGCAGAATGTATTCGCCTTGACCGTGAGTGCGCAGATATTTGCGGATTTTTTGAACAAGCTTTACTTAGAGATACTCCATTCAAAGCGGAGCTGGCTAAAGTTTGTGCCGAAATTTGTGAGGCATGTGGTAAAGAATGTGAAAAACATGATCATGACCACTGCCAAGAATGTGCGAAAGCATGCTTCAATTGCGCTAAAGAATGCAGAAAAGTGGCATAAGACCAAGAAAAGAGGAAGCCTTATCTGGCTTCCTCTTTCTTATGCTCATACCACTGGAAAGTATTTTTCCCATCATCTTTTGCTTTATATAATGCAATGTCTGCCTTTCTGATCAAGGTTTCGGTATCTTCCCCATCATCAGGATATACAGCTATTCCGACACTCATGGTGACATGGAAAACTTCTCCTTGTAACTTCCATGGTTCACTTGTTGTTTCAAGAATGCGATTGATTACACACAGAATGTCACTTTCTTCTTCCACGTTTCTCAAGATCACCGTGAATTCATCGCCACCAATTCTTGCAATCACATCGGTTTCACGAATACAATTCTTAAGACGTTTAGCAAGATAGATTAAAAACTCATCTCCCGCACTGTGCCCCAGCTGGTCATTGATTTTTTTGAAATTATCACAATCAAGATATAAAAGTGCCAATTTTTTCCCTTTACTATTCGTACTAGTAATCTCTTGATCTAATACGGTTTGCAAATATCTTCTGTTGGGTAGTCCAGTCAACGGGTCATTATTAGCTAAATAATGCGCGCGTTCTTCCGCTTCTTTACGATCAGAAATATCTAGTAAAACGCCCTCTATATGAGTTAAATTTCCATTCTGATCCCATACCAGGACTGTACGATCGTCTATCCATCGAATATCGCCATCCTTAGTAAAAATGCGATACTCTTGTTGGTAGTTCGTTTCTCTATTTTGAATATGTTCATTTACTTCTTTTTGGACTCGACCTAAGTCGATCGGGTGAAGAATTGAAGCATAATTGATTTGATCTTCTAAAAACTCTTTAGGTGAATATCCAAATTGAACGATATTATTCGAAATATATTCAACTGGCCAATTTTTATCAACCTTCCAGCGAACCACGACAACTGGACTATTTTCAATCACTGTATTCGAAAGACGAAGTTGATTTTCTTCTTGTTTCCGTTCAATGATCAACTTAGCCAAATTAGCAAATGTCTCAAGGATTTCAAATTCTTGATCCAATTTAACGTTTTTATTTTTTGAATAGAAAGCCATCGTCCCAAGTAGCTTATTCTTCGATGAAATTATTGGAATCGAGGAGCATGAACTCAGATGATACTTTTCAGCAATCTCCCTGAAATCTTCCCATAAAGGATCACTCGATGTATCTTCCACAACTACTTTTTGGCGGTGAAACGCAGCAGTTCCGCATGAGCCAGCTTTCGGCCCTGGTTTCAATCCATCTACGGTATCCAAAAAGTCCTGAGGAAGGCTTGGTCCAATTCCCATTCCTAGAATCTCATTTTCCTCATCAAATAAAAGGATGGACGATTGAATATCGGGAATGACGTAATCCACTGTATTCGTTAAATGTTCAAGAATGTCTTGCAAAGAATAAGTACCTAATGCAATCATCTCAATCATTTTACTTTGTTCCTTTAGCACCACATTCAACTCAGTCTGTTGTCCCATTATCCATCACCCACTTCTCTTTTTGTGGTATAAAAGTCCCAAAATCACTCTAACTATAACATATATACCCCAAAATTTCGCTTTAACGTATTAAATAAAAAATATTTTATATTTTTTTCTTTTCTGTACAAAAATCAATGGTGCTGTTGCCATTTCGTCAGTGGGTAAATTATTAAACTTTGAACAACCAAAGATAAAATGATAACGCCAATTGTCAGCGAAAAAATCAGCTCTGCTTCTCCACTATATTGATCTTTGAAACCTAATAACAACGCAATAGACATCGTTCCCTTAATTCCTGCCCACGTCATCAGGTTTATATTTTTTAAACTGAACTCATGTCTCCATTTAGGAATAGCTTGAAAGACACCATACAGAACTAAGAATCTTACAACTAAAGTCAATAGAAAAAGAACGCCAATTGCCCAAAGGTGGTTCCATTTCAGCAAATCCATCGCCTCTATTCCCATCACGATGAACAAGATAGATAGTAATACAGGATTCACTACCTCCCAAAAACCATCTAAATAATTACGGTATTTCTCTTCATTCTCTAAGTCTTGAATCTCATAAGAGAATAGTAAGCCCGCAGCAACCGTGGCAAGAACACCAGATACCCCAAAATGCTCTGCTACCAAGAATGCACCATAAGCCATGACGACACTTACCATTACCTGGTATTCCTCATGGTGGGTGACATGGATGATCTTACTTACGGTGTAGCCGATGACTAACCCGATGGCTAAGCCTCCAAAAGCTACTAGGGCAAACTCCTTAAAGAAAGTCAGAATTGCAAAGTTTTGTTCATTTGTATAAATGCCTGCTACTACAGTAAAAAGTACCACACTTGTCCCATCATTGAACATCGATTCACCTTCGACAATATCAGCAAGCTGAGCCTTGTCAGTCGACTTTTTCAAGATATTGACGACGGAAACAGGGTCTGTCGGAGTCAATATCGATGCAATTAGTAGCGTTCCAATAAACCCAATCGATAAGGCGATTCCTATTGTTGCCGCCATAGCCCCAGCTAAAAGAAACGCAGTCAATAGCATTCCTACCGTAGCTAACGCTGTAAAAACTCCAAAATATTTCTTGAAATCTTTTAGTGGAAACTGATAAGCAGAAACAAACAGAATGGCTGGAAGGAACCACTCAAAAATAATTTTTTTAGTCAATTCCGCTTCTGCATAGAAAGGAATAAACGAAAGGGCTATTCCTAACGTCAATAAAATAATCGGGACCGGAAAGTATTCCTTCCTCTTATCGATTGCGTATATGATGAATCCAATCGCAACAAAGGTTATAAGATGATAGGCATTCATTTATACGACCTCCTACCAGTCTATTCTTGAGTTAAAAAATAACGACAACCAAGAACCAAATAACCATCACGAGGGTGATGATGAATTTGGCCACTGAACCACTCAGGAAACCGAGCAAAGAACCTATGGATGCTCTTCCAGCATCATAGAGAGTCCTTTTTTGAAGTAACTCAGTGATGAATACAGCTACAAATGGTAGTACCAGTATTCCAAACGGAGGTATGATGAATGAACCGAAAATTACCGCAATCGCAGCGACCCATTCCCCTTTTTTAGAACCTCCGAACCGTTTAACAAAATAACTATTCGCAATCACATCTGCGATTATGAGTATCGCTGTCAAAATAATCATGGAAGTCCAGAAAACCCATGTGAGCTCACCGGAGTCGATGAAGAAGTGATAAACCAAGAAACCACCCCATAAAACAACTGGAGCAGGAATAATCGGATATATGATTCCAATAAAACTTAAAATAAATAGCGCAATCACTACTAACCATAAAATGAAATCCATAACTTGTCTCCTTTATTGAATAAGCTTAACTTGAATTGCCAACGTCCCCCACTTTTTCTCTTGTTCAGGGGTATAAATATGATAAGTACTTTTAACCATCTCTTCTATCGTCTTACCCTCTGCTCCTAAATCTGAAGCAGGAAAATTTGAATACATTTCGTGAAAACTTGAGTAAGAGACCATTGCTGTGACTTCTACTTTTATTTGTTCAGTCTCCTCTGGCACCTTGGTGAAAGTGATTGTATCACCAACACTAATCTTCCTTCTTTTTTCGTCATTCAAACGAACTTCTATCTTTTTATTTCCCGATTTGATTGCTTCCATCGGTTCTTCATATAATCCCATATGATGATTCATGTGACCCCTCTTTTCTTATTACGAATATGGTTGTTCATCCCACGGTTATAGTTGACCGACCACATGACGCTTTTCGTTATTTTTAATCGCATCTATAACCCCTGTTGATATCTCTTTATGGGTCAACCAGCGAGTAGAATTTCCTTTTTTAATAAACCCTAATTGAACTTGATGGTATCTACCATTCAAAGGTCGCTTAACTGTTTGATCAATTTCGTCTAAATCCGTACTACTACCTAGCACATGAAAAAGGCTCCATTTTTTATCCTTATGTAAGCATTCTATGATTATATTTAACGCCTGTGGAGCATCAGAATGAATCCACGCAATCACTAAATCATACCCACCATTGTCTTCAATGGAGTGAGAGATAGTACTTTTTAGTTCCGTATCTTTTTTATAATCGACTAAGAGTGGCTCTATGAGTTTGGGGTGTTCAGCTAGTTGAATCAACTTGTCCATCTTCTCATGACTTCTTCCAATTACAGAGACCCGGTAACCTTGATGATGTAACCATATAGTGGCCTCCTTCAACATCCCCGTACCACCGACTACCAGTGCACGTTTCAATTTCGAAACCTCCCATTATCAAAAATGTATATATTGAATTGCTATGAATATGAGTCCGACCAACGAGGAGAATATATCTATTAATCTAAAAACCTCCGGAAGCGTTATCCATTTTGAGAAAAAAATTACTTGATAACTCTTCACTATTTCTCTTCAACCGACAACACTTCCTTCTTTAATTTTCATTTTACCAAAAGAAAAAACAAAGGAACCTGTCATGCAAGTTCCTTTGCTAACTTTCTACTTCATTCAAGTCGAATGAAATCACTCGGTTCGTTTGGGGGTTATAAATGACATTTCCTCTTACCTTGATTCTCTCTTGCGGTGAAGCTAATGTGAATTCATAACTTTCCTTTACCCTGTTAGAGGCTACTTCCTCCCTACCAAGAAATTGATAATCTACTACTCGATACATTGGATATGCAACTTGTGCCACTTCTACTAGATATCTACCGAATTGCTCTTGCTCTAGTTCAGGTGAAGGAGTGATCATCACGTTAATGATGCCCATATCGGGATTGGCACCCAAAGCTTCAAAAGCCTTTTGATGTAAATTGATTTTGTTTGGTGGATAGCCTGGAACAGTATCTACAACTTCAACCAATACCTCTCGCCCCGTTTGGGGGTAATCGACTTTTAACGTTTGCCCACAGGTGTAAAGGCTATTTGGACTGACAGCTACCGTCAGGAATTCATTATCTGACCATGGAATATTACATTGAGTCACTGATCCGCCCGTCGTCCATGAAGCCTGACCTCTTATTGGTTGCTGTCTCCAATCATAGTTTGTTCTCGGATTATAATACTGATATGGAAAATACATTTTTTCCTCCTATGAATCTTTTCTCATATAGCCTATGCCTATTTAAAAAAGCATGTGCGTCTCCATAATTTTTTGACGTTCTAGTGAACAAATATCATTAAGGGTCACTTTCGTTTTATGAAAAGGGTTTGCGTGGTATAATAAAATAAATAAATTAGAAAATTTGCAGGGGGAAAAGCAGTGGGTAAAAGAATTCTATTTTTCATACTTACAAACATATTAGTAATGACCACAATCATCATCGTTTGGTCACTGATCACTACATTCACTGACTTTGGCGGTTCATTCGAAAGCCAGAGTGGAATTTTAGGATTAGATTTAGTATCAATTGGTATATTCAGTATCATTGTCGGTTTTGCAGGCTCCTTCATTTCACTAGCCATGTCTCGTTGGATGGCTAAGAAAATGATGAAAGTGAAAGTGCTAGACCCAAATGGCAGCCTTTCACCTCAAGAGAAAACAGTCGTCGAGAAAGTTCACCGTCTATCACGCGCTGCAGGACTAATGCATATGCCAGAAGTCGGTATTTACAATGCACGTGAAGTTAATGCTTTCGCAACAGGACCTTCGAAGAAACGTTCGTTGGTAGCAGTCTCTAGTGGTTTACTTCAATCGATGGATGACGATGCCGTTGAAGGTGTTATCGCTCACGAGGTTGCACACGTTTCAAATGGTGACATGGTCACGATGACATTACTTCAAGGTGTAGTGAATACATTCGTGGTGTTCTTCTCACGTATCGCAGCGATTCTAGTTTCTCGATTAGTGAAACCTGAACTACAATTCGTCGTGCGATTCGCAGCGATTATCATTTTCCAGATTCTATTCTCAATCTTAGGTTCACTAGTCGTCATGGCGTACTCTCGTTACCGTGAATTCCATGCTGACAGAGGTGGTGCAGACCTAGCTGGTAAGGATAAGATGGCTCATGCGCTTCGTTCATTGAAAAATCAAGTGTTCAATGCGGAAGAAACAGATGATGCGGCTATTCAGACTCTTAAAATCAACAACAAGAGATCAACTAGCATGTTCTCATCTCACCCAGATATCGATGAAAGAATCCGTCGCTTAGAAGCGAAATAATATAATTAAATCCTGCAGAATTCAATCTGCAGGATTTTTTATGTAACATAACCAAGTCTAATTCATCGATTGCATGATACTGACTATTACCACGACAGAAATAAACACAATCACGTATAAGATTCCCATTTTCTTATAAGCTTTCTTCGTCATTTTTCCATCTTCATCAAGATCTCTTCTCGTAATGACATAACCCACGATGGCCAACCCTATTAATAAAAGAATAATTCCTACGTTATCCATTTTGATTCCTCCTACATCTTTTTCGAAAGATAAATCCAAATCACCCAAACATGATAATCGTGCTATTGGCAATGAGTGCGATTGTTTCAAAGCTAGTTAACCCCACTAATTGTAGTTGAAGTAAGAACATTAGCAGGAACATATAAACTAACATAGCCATCAATGAATATTGCATTGCTTTTTGGCGAATATGTTTCATTCTTTCATCTTTTTGGATGACTTGCGGTTGTAAATAACCAACGGAAACACTTGTTACGGCTAGCCCCATATATGAAGTCATTTCAATAATGGAGAATTCACCTAAAGTTATCATCATTCTAAACCTTAAAATAACAATGGATAGGAAAAGCCCTCCCATAAAATAATAAATTTTAGATATAGCGATCTACCCTCATCCTTCCACACAGTGCTGAGGTTACGCTTTTTTGGAAGCTACCATCCCAGTGAACAATAAGGAGATACAGTGCACAAGATATAATGCTGTCAGTAAAAAGAAAGCAAATGAAATACCATCAAAAATGATTACTACGCACCATGCAATCATCATGGATACTAAAGTCACATTCCATGATAAAGCTTTAGCATAATTCGTAACAAATTGATTGCGCTCATCAAACCAACGTTTTTTCTTTCCAACCTTCTTGAATATCACATAAGTAATAATCATTCCAACTGCAGCAAAAGCAATACCTGATAATCCCGCCAAAGTGTTCAACATACTCTCACTCAACATTTTCATCTCCTTCAAAAATAAATATTTCCTCTATGGAACACCCAAATACCTGGGCTAATTTATTTGCTAATACTAAGGATGGTTTATATTTCCCTTTTTCTAAGGAGATTACTGTCTGTCTAGAAACATCAAGTTTTCTTGAGAGATCATCTTGCGTCATGTGCAGGGAATTTCTTTTTTGCTTAATTAAATTTTGCATGTTACCTCCATAAAGTAAAGCTAACTTTACGTAAAGTCTACTTCACATTTCAGGCTGTGTCAAGTCAGCTTTACATTCAATTTAAGATTAAATACTAATTCCGCACAAAGTGTTGACGATAACACTCAGTTTCCCCCTTTTTTGAAAAAATAAAAATCGCCCTTTTTAAAGGGCGATTCTAATTAGTGAGTCTGTTTTTTTAATTCATCAATGAACTTCCATGCTTCGGTAAGGTCTTCGTCAGTAAAG
Above is a window of Halalkalibacillus sediminis DNA encoding:
- a CDS encoding DUF2178 domain-containing protein gives rise to the protein MSESMLNTLAGLSGIAFAAVGMIITYVIFKKVGKKKRWFDERNQFVTNYAKALSWNVTLVSMMIAWCVVIIFDGISFAFFLLTALYLVHCISLLFTGMVASKKA
- a CDS encoding cation:proton antiporter, which encodes MNAYHLITFVAIGFIIYAIDKRKEYFPVPIILLTLGIALSFIPFYAEAELTKKIIFEWFLPAILFVSAYQFPLKDFKKYFGVFTALATVGMLLTAFLLAGAMAATIGIALSIGFIGTLLIASILTPTDPVSVVNILKKSTDKAQLADIVEGESMFNDGTSVVLFTVVAGIYTNEQNFAILTFFKEFALVAFGGLAIGLVIGYTVSKIIHVTHHEEYQVMVSVVMAYGAFLVAEHFGVSGVLATVAAGLLFSYEIQDLENEEKYRNYLDGFWEVVNPVLLSILFIVMGIEAMDLLKWNHLWAIGVLFLLTLVVRFLVLYGVFQAIPKWRHEFSLKNINLMTWAGIKGTMSIALLLGFKDQYSGEAELIFSLTIGVIILSLVVQSLIIYPLTKWQQHH
- a CDS encoding DUF3889 domain-containing protein, coding for MYFPYQYYNPRTNYDWRQQPIRGQASWTTGGSVTQCNIPWSDNEFLTVAVSPNSLYTCGQTLKVDYPQTGREVLVEVVDTVPGYPPNKINLHQKAFEALGANPDMGIINVMITPSPELEQEQFGRYLVEVAQVAYPMYRVVDYQFLGREEVASNRVKESYEFTLASPQERIKVRGNVIYNPQTNRVISFDLNEVES
- a CDS encoding DinB family protein, with the protein product MLSKKDTVLQHNERTLEYVDALDKLTNEEWNSPMSEGKWSVGEVIAHFKPWDELVMEKRVPYFFSDEPFPDKGFETDERNKEAAKFARENRQEEVIERFKDHRKRFIDTLNQLDEDDFDKEIQIRDEKITIYDYFEFMIRHDDHHFKQIDAFLAKN
- a CDS encoding PH domain-containing protein, which gives rise to MGIFDGMMNNASEVDAKKVEQELSDLLASSEEVEHAYKLVRDLFVFTNKRLILVDKQGVTGKKTEYHSIPYQNIAHFSVETAGTFDLDAELKIWVSGSSTPIEKTFNKQLNIYKVQAVLAEYVC
- a CDS encoding ASCH domain-containing protein — protein: MNHHMGLYEEPMEAIKSGNKKIEVRLNDEKRRKISVGDTITFTKVPEETEQIKVEVTAMVSYSSFHEMYSNFPASDLGAEGKTIEEMVKSTYHIYTPEQEKKWGTLAIQVKLIQ
- a CDS encoding sulfite exporter TauE/SafE family protein is translated as MDYIWLFMIGIIATTLGTLAGGGGLVSLPAMLLLGMPVHSAIGANKISNTFSSLSSFIMIYRRKGVSLKEGLKIIPISLAGGVTGGLIASMLAEEILMKIAIFLLIFAFIMSFVSKAPFTGNDHFYLNKQSAPSLFGIGIYDGAFGPGQGTLMLYLFSYLKISYYKAVGLVRVATFSSCFGAAISYIATGQIIWGLTLALLLGSLTGAQIGVRLAGMIKVSYVKVLLRLVTASLIIQMVVDMFF
- a CDS encoding helix-turn-helix transcriptional regulator, with the protein product MQNLIKQKRNSLHMTQDDLSRKLDVSRQTVISLEKGKYKPSLVLANKLAQVFGCSIEEIFIFEGDENVE
- a CDS encoding four-helix bundle copper-binding protein, which translates into the protein MSKHENQSLISALHDCMAACNHCYDSCLKEDDVKMMAECIRLDRECADICGFFEQALLRDTPFKAELAKVCAEICEACGKECEKHDHDHCQECAKACFNCAKECRKVA
- a CDS encoding DUF488 domain-containing protein, whose protein sequence is MNIQLKRIYEKANKNDGQRVLVDGVWPRGVSKEDAHLDKWLKEIAPSKDLRQWFGHDPDKFNDFKKKYKEELKEDQRKEAFNELKGMANKKKLTILFATKEEDYNHAQVLKNLLK
- a CDS encoding sensor domain-containing diguanylate cyclase, yielding MGQQTELNVVLKEQSKMIEMIALGTYSLQDILEHLTNTVDYVIPDIQSSILLFDEENEILGMGIGPSLPQDFLDTVDGLKPGPKAGSCGTAAFHRQKVVVEDTSSDPLWEDFREIAEKYHLSSCSSIPIISSKNKLLGTMAFYSKNKNVKLDQEFEILETFANLAKLIIERKQEENQLRLSNTVIENSPVVVVRWKVDKNWPVEYISNNIVQFGYSPKEFLEDQINYASILHPIDLGRVQKEVNEHIQNRETNYQQEYRIFTKDGDIRWIDDRTVLVWDQNGNLTHIEGVLLDISDRKEAEERAHYLANNDPLTGLPNRRYLQTVLDQEITSTNSKGKKLALLYLDCDNFKKINDQLGHSAGDEFLIYLAKRLKNCIRETDVIARIGGDEFTVILRNVEEESDILCVINRILETTSEPWKLQGEVFHVTMSVGIAVYPDDGEDTETLIRKADIALYKAKDDGKNTFQWYEHKKEEAR
- a CDS encoding DUF456 domain-containing protein, translating into MDFILWLVVIALFILSFIGIIYPIIPAPVVLWGGFLVYHFFIDSGELTWVFWTSMIILTAILIIADVIANSYFVKRFGGSKKGEWVAAIAVIFGSFIIPPFGILVLPFVAVFITELLQKRTLYDAGRASIGSLLGFLSGSVAKFIITLVMVIWFLVVVIF
- a CDS encoding short-chain dehydrogenase, producing the protein MKRALVVGGTGMLKEATIWLHHQGYRVSVIGRSHEKMDKLIQLAEHPKLIEPLLVDYKKDTELKSTISHSIEDNGGYDLVIAWIHSDAPQALNIIIECLHKDKKWSLFHVLGSSTDLDEIDQTVKRPLNGRYHQVQLGFIKKGNSTRWLTHKEISTGVIDAIKNNEKRHVVGQL
- the htpX gene encoding protease HtpX — translated: MGKRILFFILTNILVMTTIIIVWSLITTFTDFGGSFESQSGILGLDLVSIGIFSIIVGFAGSFISLAMSRWMAKKMMKVKVLDPNGSLSPQEKTVVEKVHRLSRAAGLMHMPEVGIYNAREVNAFATGPSKKRSLVAVSSGLLQSMDDDAVEGVIAHEVAHVSNGDMVTMTLLQGVVNTFVVFFSRIAAILVSRLVKPELQFVVRFAAIIIFQILFSILGSLVVMAYSRYREFHADRGGADLAGKDKMAHALRSLKNQVFNAEETDDAAIQTLKINNKRSTSMFSSHPDIDERIRRLEAK